The nucleotide sequence TTGCTCATCACAAAGCTGGGGTGGCCGGTAGCACATCCCAGGTTCACCAGGCGTCCTTCAGCCAGGAGGATGATGTCTTTTCCATCGATATTGTAAAGATCCACCTGGGGTTTGATGGTGTCTTTGGTCTGACCATAGTTCTCATTCAGCCAGGCCACATCGATCTCAATATCGAAATGCCCGATGTTACAAACGATGGCTTTATCTTTCATGGCTTTGAAGTGCTCGCCTGTGATCAGGTCGCGGCATCCGCTTGCTGTAACAACAATATCCGCTTCTTTAACGGCATCGATCATTTTTTTCACCTCATAGCCGTCCATTGCAGCCTGAAGTGCACAGATCGGATCAATCTCCGTAACGATCACCCGGCAACCGGCTCCGCTGAGGGATGCTGCAGATCCTTTACCCACATCACCATAGCCACCTACTACTGCTACCTTACCGGCCAGCATTACATCTGTGGCACGGCGGATCGCATCCACCAGTGATTCTTTACAACCATATTTATTATCAAATTTGGATTTGGTAACAGAGTCATTCACATTGATGGCGGGCATGGGAAGGGTGCCTTTTGTTACCCTTTCATACAAGCGGTGAACGCCGGTTGTGGTTTCTTCACTGATTCCTTTTACATGCTGCACCAGTTCCGGATAGGTGTCCAGTACCATATTGGTAAGGTCGCCACCATCGTCGAGGATCATATTCAGCGGACGGTCGGCACCACCAAAAAAGAGGGTCTGCTCAATACACCAGTCTGCTTCCTGCTGGCTCTGTCCCTTCCAGGCAAATACACCGATCCCTGCAGCAGCAATAGCCGCAGCCGCATGATCCTGTGTGGAGAAGATATTACAGGAGCTCCATTTTACTTCGGCACCCAGGGCCACCAGTGTTTCAATGAGTACAGCCGTTTGGATGGTCATGTGTAAACAGCCGGCAACACGTGCACCTTTTAACGGCTGTGCACCTGCATACTCTTTACGGATGCTCATCAGACCCGGCATTTCTGCTTCTGCCAGTCTTATTTCTTTACGTCCCCAATCAGCCAGGCTGATGTCGGCAACTTTGTATTTCAGATCAAAGTCGATCTGGGATTTTGTTTCAGCGGACATATGTATATGTTTTTTTAATGCCCAAAGGTAGGATTTAGTAAAAAATACTACGTAAAATCCTATATAATAAGTCTTTTTCACTATTTAATGCTAGATTTATAGTATTATATACCATAAAGAAATGAAACGTACCATTCAAACAGCAGAATCGGCTATCCCTGTATTGCCTGCAGATCTTGATCAGAAGGATCTGGAGATCCTGAAGCTGTTACAGGGCAATGCCCGGATGTCGGTAAAGGACATCGCCGCAAAGATCCATTTAAGTCCCACGCCGGTACACGAGCGGATCCGGCGACTGGAAGAGAGCGGTATCATCAAGCAATATGCGACCCTCCTGGATGCCCAAAAGCTGAATAAGGGCTTGATGGTGATCTGTTATGTTTCGCTGAAGCAACACGATAAAAAGGCCGGCTTGAAGTTCATCCAGGCCATTAACGGGTTGAATGAAGTGGTGGAATGCTACAGCATTTCAGGAGAGTATGACTTTATGCTGAAAGTAATGGCAAAGGATATGGCGGGGTTTTACGATTTTCATGTGAACCGGCTGAGTCAGGTGGAGAACCTGGGTCATGTGCAGAGTGTGTTTGTAATGGGCGTGATCAAGGAAACGCACCAGATCATTTTTTAGCCCTGCAGCCTGCATTTATGGCTCCCCGGACCGATAAAAAAGAAGAGGGCGCTCTTTTTTGGGGTATACGGTGGCTGTTTCCGGTTATTTTTTGATTAAGTATCCCGAAGGCAATTTATAATTTTTATTTTATTCGTTTAAAATGTTAACTTTAATATGTCGTTAACAAGTAACGTCATTCGAATTGAATTATAAATGAGAAAGCGGGGATGCCTGAAACTGACATGCCAGCTCGCTGTTTTTGGGGTTGATTCCATGTGTTTTGAAAAAGAAGTAATGGTTCGCGGAAATGATACGAACTGTATCAGGATCTTATGATGCGGATAACAGGCTCCCGCGGGAAGGCTGATGACTGGGATCCTTATTTTAAACGGTATGTAATGATAGGAACGCTGTTCACGATTGTTGTAATGTG is from Niabella beijingensis and encodes:
- the ahcY gene encoding adenosylhomocysteinase, whose protein sequence is MSAETKSQIDFDLKYKVADISLADWGRKEIRLAEAEMPGLMSIRKEYAGAQPLKGARVAGCLHMTIQTAVLIETLVALGAEVKWSSCNIFSTQDHAAAAIAAAGIGVFAWKGQSQQEADWCIEQTLFFGGADRPLNMILDDGGDLTNMVLDTYPELVQHVKGISEETTTGVHRLYERVTKGTLPMPAINVNDSVTKSKFDNKYGCKESLVDAIRRATDVMLAGKVAVVGGYGDVGKGSAASLSGAGCRVIVTEIDPICALQAAMDGYEVKKMIDAVKEADIVVTASGCRDLITGEHFKAMKDKAIVCNIGHFDIEIDVAWLNENYGQTKDTIKPQVDLYNIDGKDIILLAEGRLVNLGCATGHPSFVMSNSFSNQTLAQIELWTNHDQYENNVYVLPKHLDEKVARLHLAKIGVELDTLTPAQSAYLGIPAEGPFKPELYRY
- a CDS encoding Lrp/AsnC family transcriptional regulator, with the protein product MKRTIQTAESAIPVLPADLDQKDLEILKLLQGNARMSVKDIAAKIHLSPTPVHERIRRLEESGIIKQYATLLDAQKLNKGLMVICYVSLKQHDKKAGLKFIQAINGLNEVVECYSISGEYDFMLKVMAKDMAGFYDFHVNRLSQVENLGHVQSVFVMGVIKETHQIIF